From Cheilinus undulatus linkage group 18, ASM1832078v1, whole genome shotgun sequence, the proteins below share one genomic window:
- the rabgap1l2 gene encoding rab GTPase-activating protein 1 isoform X2 gives MMEEVSVMMAYDAQVMEQMSEEEILACLVDETGPKFTVPTKKAKLGESLLQIMEDEEDPLEKYLRENRQLLQASLRLEQENDNLAHRLISSKVALRNALDKAEDRVDELSKDLLRTRHQLQATEEEKKGKEEETAMLKEVFRRELEKAEQEVRRSSGIIADYKQICSQLTNRLERQQAAHKEELDSLKDLEHQRGILANDLQEAKNNWISKAFTSLRTSSGGGLNSVSVPRDGSATTGWNIHRSSLSGWSTKKLSWPHRDSREKV, from the exons ATGATGGAGGAGGTGTCTGTCATGATGGCATATGATGCCCAAGTTATGGAGCAGATGAGCGAGGAGGAGATCCTGGCCTGCCTGGTGGATGAAACAGGACCTAAATTTACA GTCCCTACAAAGAAAGCAAAACTTGGGGAGAGTCTGCTACAGATcatggaggatgaagaagaCCCCTTGGAGAAATACCTG AGGGAGAACCGTCAGCTTCTGCAGGCCAGCCTCCGTCTGGAGCAGGAGAACGACAACCTTGCCCACAGACTCATCAGCAGCAAGGTGGCCCTGAGGAATGCTCTGGACAAG GCAGAGGACAGAGTGGACGAACTTTCCAAAGACCTTCTGCGGACCAGACATCAACTGCAAGCaacagaagaggagaagaaagggaAGGAGGAGGAAACTGCCATG CTGAAGGAAGTGTTTCGTCGAGAGCTGGAGAAAGCTGAGCAGGAAGTCAGAAGGTCATCTGGTATCATTGCCGACTACAAACAG ATCTGCTCTCAGCTGACAAATCGTTTGGAGAGGCAACAGGCCGCCCACAAAGAAGAGTTGGATTCACTCAAG GACCTGGAGCACCAGAGAGGAATCCTAGCCAATGATCTTCAAGAGGCAAAGAACAACTGGATCAGCAAGGCCTTCACCTCCCTGCGGACCTCCAGTGGAGGGGGACTTAACTCTGTGAGCGTGCCCAGAGACGGATCAGCCACGACGGGCTGGAACATCCACAGAAGTTCCCTGTCTGGATGGAGCACCAAGAAGCTGTCATGGCCTCACAGAGACAGTCGAGAAAAGGTCTGA
- the LOC121526504 gene encoding protein FAM163A-like — translation MSAGTIVISGGILAGVILLCIIAVLCYCRLQYYCCKKNGSEVDTGPAAGPDPLSHFPCNACDILAMDGAAITPVSLDQLDSGSHHNHCPTCSPYSVRSLRTNDMRNGGERLGFHTYYENPSVSLPLSVNPQDSPHLSYYGHKDMFPPPPRPYSTQV, via the exons ATGTCAGCGGGAACTATTGTTATATCCGGAGGAATTCTCGCCGGAGTGATACTGCTGTGCATTATAGCAGTGCTCTGTTACTGTAGACTCCAG TATTACTGCTGTAAGAAGAATGGTTCTGAGGTGGACACGGGCCCTGCAGCTGGACCGGACCCTCTGTCTCACTTTCCCTGCAATGCCTGTGACATCCTCGCCATGGACGGCGCCGCCATCACCCCCGTCTCTCTGGACCAGCTGGACTCGGGATCTCACCACAACCACTGCCCGACGTGTTCCCCGTACTCAGTTCGCTCTCTGCGCACTAATGACATGCGTAACGGAGGAGAGCGGCTCGGCTTCCACACCTACTACGAGAACCCGTCTGTTTCTCTGCCACTGTCTGTCAACCCACAGGATTCCCCTCATCTGAGCTACTATGGACACAAGGACATGTTTCCTCCCCCTCCACGACCATACAGCACACAGGTCTGA
- the rabgap1l2 gene encoding rab GTPase-activating protein 1-like isoform X1, with protein MMEEVSVMMAYDAQVMEQMSEEEILACLVDETGPKFTVPTKKAKLGESLLQIMEDEEDPLEKYLRENRQLLQASLRLEQENDNLAHRLISSKVALRNALDKAEDRVDELSKDLLRTRHQLQATEEEKKGKEEETAMLKEVFRRELEKAEQEVRRSSGIIADYKQICSQLTNRLERQQAAHKEELDSLKTAIKACSRCQHLIEESEETTTAENSARAEGHQTSESDQDEDSREPKKADQRGDDQENESLKAQIRELEKELAQTKLQMVEAKCKIQDLEHQRGILANDLQEAKNNWISKAFTSLRTSSGGGLNSVSVPRDGSATTGWNIHRSSLSGWSTKKLSWPHRDSREKV; from the exons ATGATGGAGGAGGTGTCTGTCATGATGGCATATGATGCCCAAGTTATGGAGCAGATGAGCGAGGAGGAGATCCTGGCCTGCCTGGTGGATGAAACAGGACCTAAATTTACA GTCCCTACAAAGAAAGCAAAACTTGGGGAGAGTCTGCTACAGATcatggaggatgaagaagaCCCCTTGGAGAAATACCTG AGGGAGAACCGTCAGCTTCTGCAGGCCAGCCTCCGTCTGGAGCAGGAGAACGACAACCTTGCCCACAGACTCATCAGCAGCAAGGTGGCCCTGAGGAATGCTCTGGACAAG GCAGAGGACAGAGTGGACGAACTTTCCAAAGACCTTCTGCGGACCAGACATCAACTGCAAGCaacagaagaggagaagaaagggaAGGAGGAGGAAACTGCCATG CTGAAGGAAGTGTTTCGTCGAGAGCTGGAGAAAGCTGAGCAGGAAGTCAGAAGGTCATCTGGTATCATTGCCGACTACAAACAG ATCTGCTCTCAGCTGACAAATCGTTTGGAGAGGCAACAGGCCGCCCACAAAGAAGAGTTGGATTCACTCAAG ACTGCAATAAAAGCTTGCTCCCGCTGTCAACACCTCATAGAGGAATCAGAGGAAACCACCACAGCAGAAAACTCAGCTAGAGCAGAAGGCCACCAAACAAGTGAATCTGATCAGGACGAGGACAGCAGGGAGCCTAAAAAGGCCGACCAGAGAGGAGACGACCAGGAGAATGAGTCCCTCAAAGCCCAGATCAGGGAGCTGGAAAAGGAGTTAGCGCAGACCAAACTCCAGATGGTGGAGGCCAAGTGCAAGATTCAG GACCTGGAGCACCAGAGAGGAATCCTAGCCAATGATCTTCAAGAGGCAAAGAACAACTGGATCAGCAAGGCCTTCACCTCCCTGCGGACCTCCAGTGGAGGGGGACTTAACTCTGTGAGCGTGCCCAGAGACGGATCAGCCACGACGGGCTGGAACATCCACAGAAGTTCCCTGTCTGGATGGAGCACCAAGAAGCTGTCATGGCCTCACAGAGACAGTCGAGAAAAGGTCTGA